Proteins from a genomic interval of Liolophura sinensis isolate JHLJ2023 chromosome 3, CUHK_Ljap_v2, whole genome shotgun sequence:
- the LOC135463731 gene encoding alpha-amylase-like codes for MLGITLIVVLVLAAVSASPYSNEHCSDGRGAFVHLFEWKWKDIAAECERFLGPKGYCGVQISPPSENRVVTNPNRPWWERYQPVSYKLVTRSGNENDFRDMVSRCNKAGVKIYADAVINHMTGVGGSGIGTAGTHYDGNVLSYPGVPFSGYDFHGNDVCHTGSMNIENYNDANQVRNCRLVSLADLNGGKNYVREKVAGYLNHLIDLGVAGFRIDAAKHMWPGDIGAILSRTKNVHAGGKAFVFQEVIDMGGEAVGQAEYLGTGRVTSFPYGKYLADAFRGRFPLKNLKTFGSSWSNMVSPFDAVVFIDNHDNQRGHGGGGSVLTHSESRLYKLANAFMLAHSYGYPKVMSSFNFRGSDEGPPHNGDMSIKDVSVNSDDTCGNGWICEHRWRQIYNMVAFRRSAYGTSVNNWWDNGGKQIAFSRGNKAFIVMNLEGFDLNTSLSTGLPGGNYCDVISGNKEGNRCTGKTITVGSDHRAHFSVSHRSEDPMVAIHVGAKL; via the exons ATGCTGGGAATCACACTTATCGTGGTACTTGTCTTGGCAG CTGTGTCGGCAAGCCCGTACTCAAATGAACACTGCTCGGATGGACGCGGCGCCTTTGTGCATCTGTTTGAGTGGAAATGGAAAGACATCGCCGCGGAATGTGAGCGTTTCTTAGGGCCCAAGGGCTACTGTGGTGTCCag ATTTCCCCTCCAAGTGAAAATCGTGTTGTCACGAACCCGAACCGTCCATGGTGGGAACGTTACCAGCCGGTTAGCTACAAACTCGTCACCCGGAGTGGAAATGAAAACGACTTCAGAGACATGGTGTCCAGGTGTAACAAAGCCGGAGTCAA AATTTACGCTGATGCCGTCATCAATCACATGACAGGCGTGGGCGGATCTGGTATCGGAACGGCCGGCACGCACTACGATGGCAATGTCTTGAGCTACCCCGGCGTGCCTTTCTCGGGATATGATTTCCACGGAAACGACGTATGCCATACGGGAAGCATGAACATAGAGAACTATAACGACGCCAATCAAGTTCGAAACTGTCGCCTTGTTAGTCTCGCAGATTTGAACGGCGGCAAAAACTACGTTAGAGAGAAGGTGGCTGGTTATTTGAACCATCTAATCGACCTTGGCGTTGCAGGATTCAGAATTGACGCCGCCAAGCACATGTGGCCAGGAGACATCGGTGCCATTCTCAGCCGCACAAAAAATGTTCATGCCGGTGGTAAGGCTTTTGTCTTCCAAGAAGTCATCGACATGGGTGGGGAGGCGGTGGGTCAGGCGGAATATCTTGGCACAGGGCGTGTTACGAGTTTCCCATATGGCAAGTACCTGGCTGATGCTTTCAGAGGGAGGTTTCCTTTGAAGAACCTGAAAACCTTCGGCTCCTCTTGGAGTAATATGGTCAGCCCATTCGACGCTGTGGTGTTCATCGACAACCACGATAATCAGCGTGGCCACGGAGGCGGCGGGTCTGTTTTGACTCACTCTGAGAGTCGTCTGTACAAACTGGCTAACGCCTTCATGTTGGCGCACTCTTATGGCTATCCAAAGGTTATGAGTTCCTTTAACTTCCGAGGATCGGACGAAGGACCCCCACATAACGGCGACATGAGCATCAAAGACGTCAGCGTCAACTCAGACGACACATGCGGAAACGGCTGGATCTGTGAACACCGATGGCGGCAGATCTACAACATGGTGGCCTTCAGAAGATCGGCTTATGGCACAAGTGTAAACAACTGGTGGGACAATGGCGGAAAACAGATCGCCTTCTCTCGCGGGAACAAAGCGTTCATCGTGATGAATCTGGAAGGATTTGACCTCAATACAAGTCTGAGCACAGGACTTCCAGGGGGCAACTACTGTGACGTGATTTCCGGAAACAAAGAAGGCAACCGGTGCACGGGAAAGACGATTACTGTAGGCAGTGATCATCGGGCACATTTTTCTGTTTCGCATCGCTCTGAAGATCCAATGGTGGCCATACATGTTG gtgccaagttgtaa